From Paraburkholderia hayleyella, a single genomic window includes:
- the pcaF gene encoding 3-oxoadipyl-CoA thiolase — MTEAFLCDAIRTPIGRYAGALSSLRADDLGALPLKALMTRNPALDWSALDDVIYGCANQAGEDNRNVARMALLLAGLPYSVPGATVNRLCGSGMDAVGQAARAIRSGEAALMVAGGVESMSRAPFVMGKAASAFSRQAEIFDTTIGWRFINPLMQQKYGVDSMPQTAENVALDYQISRADQDAFAWRSQQKAARAQRDGLLGQEIVPVMLPQKKGEPLVFEHDEHLRATTPEALAKLKGVVHPDGSVTAGNASGVNDGAAALLLASEAAATRFGLTPRARVLGMACAGVAPRVMGIGPAPATQRLLARLNMTLEQFDVIELNEAFAAQGLAVLRALGVADDDARVNPNGGAIALGHPLGMSGARLVGTAMYQLQRSGGRFALCTMCIGVGQGIALALERV; from the coding sequence ATGACCGAAGCTTTCCTGTGCGATGCGATCCGCACGCCGATTGGCCGTTACGCGGGCGCGCTGTCGTCGCTGCGCGCTGATGATCTGGGCGCGCTGCCGCTCAAGGCCCTGATGACACGCAACCCGGCACTCGACTGGAGTGCGCTTGACGACGTGATCTACGGCTGTGCCAACCAGGCGGGCGAGGACAATCGCAACGTCGCGCGCATGGCGCTGCTGCTGGCGGGCTTGCCGTACAGCGTGCCGGGTGCGACGGTGAACCGTCTGTGCGGCTCCGGCATGGATGCGGTGGGGCAAGCCGCACGGGCGATCCGCTCGGGCGAGGCGGCGCTGATGGTGGCGGGTGGCGTGGAGAGCATGAGCCGTGCGCCGTTCGTGATGGGCAAGGCGGCGAGCGCGTTCTCGCGCCAGGCGGAAATTTTCGACACAACGATTGGCTGGCGCTTTATTAACCCGCTGATGCAGCAGAAATACGGGGTTGATTCGATGCCGCAAACGGCTGAAAACGTCGCGCTCGATTATCAGATCAGCCGCGCCGATCAGGATGCCTTTGCATGGCGCAGCCAGCAAAAAGCGGCACGGGCGCAGCGCGATGGCCTGCTCGGGCAGGAGATCGTGCCCGTGATGCTGCCGCAGAAAAAAGGCGAGCCGCTGGTGTTCGAACATGATGAGCATTTGCGCGCGACCACGCCTGAAGCCCTGGCCAAACTCAAGGGCGTGGTGCATCCCGACGGTAGCGTGACGGCGGGCAACGCCTCGGGTGTCAACGATGGCGCCGCGGCCTTGCTGCTGGCGAGCGAGGCGGCCGCCACGCGCTTTGGCCTGACTCCCCGGGCACGCGTGCTGGGCATGGCATGCGCGGGCGTGGCGCCGCGCGTGATGGGCATCGGTCCGGCACCCGCGACGCAAAGGCTGCTGGCGCGGCTCAACATGACGCTTGAGCAGTTCGACGTGATCGAGCTGAACGAGGCTTTCGCCGCGCAGGGCCTGGCGGTGCTGCGCGCACTGGGCGTGGCGGACGACGATGCGCGGGTCAATCCGAATGGCGGAGCGATTGCGCTGGGCCATCCGCTTGGGATGAGCGGCGCGCGTCTCGTCGGCACGGCGATGTACCAGTTGCAACGCAGCGGTGGCCGTTTTGCACTCTGTACGATGTGCATTGGCGTGGGGCAAGGAATTGCGCTGGCGCTGGAGCGGGTTTGA
- a CDS encoding alpha/beta hydrolase family protein, which yields MTQRMIAQHEMCPLRLVAIDVRPGATMESQSGLQNLRPRIYGALAAPKDDNHAVAALVMHPTSNFMGHYLLQPLAERGIACLGLNSRYAGNDAMLLMEQVIQDLGAGVAWLREQGYRKIVLIGNSGGAALCSFYQAQAEQLSATHFADGLPTHLVAQDLPAADALILSAAHAGRARLIEQWLDPSVIDEDDPLATDPQWDLYRSLSTPFTAEFVSAFRAAQRARRERIEQWVLQRLRLLRATPQGPQDQTFLVYRTHADPRFLDLTLDANDRAAGSIWGDPRTVNYAANAMGRFNTLRSWLSQWSSRSLADGPDNLARTQVPVLLMTHTADGSTFPSTAAAWRAAAPGRLTEVAVKGGNHYLSGQPDLVRLSADTFHDWIGTHLR from the coding sequence ATGACACAACGCATGATTGCGCAACATGAAATGTGCCCATTGCGCCTTGTAGCGATCGACGTGCGGCCTGGTGCGACGATGGAAAGCCAGTCGGGCTTGCAGAATTTACGGCCCCGTATTTATGGCGCGCTTGCCGCGCCCAAGGATGACAACCATGCGGTGGCTGCGCTGGTGATGCATCCAACCAGCAATTTCATGGGGCATTACCTGCTGCAGCCGCTAGCGGAGCGCGGCATTGCCTGCCTGGGGCTCAACTCGCGCTACGCGGGCAACGACGCCATGCTGCTCATGGAGCAGGTCATCCAGGATTTAGGCGCGGGCGTTGCGTGGCTACGCGAACAGGGTTATCGCAAGATCGTGTTGATCGGTAACTCGGGCGGGGCGGCGCTGTGCAGTTTTTATCAGGCGCAAGCCGAACAGTTGAGCGCAACCCATTTTGCCGATGGTCTGCCAACGCATCTGGTCGCGCAGGATTTGCCGGCGGCCGATGCGCTGATTCTGTCGGCGGCCCATGCGGGACGCGCGCGTCTCATCGAGCAGTGGCTCGATCCTTCCGTGATCGACGAAGACGATCCACTCGCCACGGATCCGCAATGGGACCTGTATCGCAGCTTGAGTACGCCGTTTACCGCCGAGTTCGTCAGCGCTTTTCGCGCCGCGCAGCGCGCACGCCGCGAACGCATCGAACAATGGGTGCTGCAGCGCTTGCGTCTGTTGCGTGCCACGCCGCAAGGGCCGCAAGACCAGACGTTTCTCGTCTACCGCACGCATGCGGACCCGCGCTTTCTCGACCTCACGCTCGATGCCAACGATCGCGCCGCAGGCTCGATCTGGGGCGATCCGCGCACGGTCAACTATGCCGCCAACGCAATGGGGCGCTTTAACACGCTGCGTTCATGGTTGTCGCAATGGTCATCGCGTTCGCTGGCCGATGGCCCGGACAATCTCGCGCGCACTCAGGTTCCTGTGTTGCTGATGACCCATACCGCTGACGGCTCGACCTTCCCCAGCACCGCGGCGGCCTGGCGTGCCGCTGCGCCCGGGCGGCTGACGGAAGTCGCAGTCAAGGGCGGCAACCATTACCTGTCGGGACAGCCCGACCTGGTGCGGCTGAGCGCCGACACCTTCCATGACTGGATTGGCACGCATCTGCGCTGA
- the otnI gene encoding 2-oxo-tetronate isomerase, translating into MPRFAANLTMMYTEHAFLDRFAAAAGDGFQAVEFLFPYDFPAAEIKARLDAHGLTQALFNAPPGDWAAGERGIASLPGRDDEFKRSVETALAYTQVLGNRTLHVMAGLAVPELPHELQRQVYLSRLAYAAKAAQGEGVTIVIEPINTRDIPGFFLNRQDDAQAICAEVGAPNLKVQFDCYHCQIVEGDLAVKLKRDMPGIGHIQIAGVPERHEPDTGELNYPYLFDLIDTLGYDGWIGCEYRPRAQTSAGLGWLKPWLAAPAR; encoded by the coding sequence ATGCCTCGCTTCGCAGCAAACCTGACCATGATGTACACCGAACACGCCTTTCTCGACCGTTTTGCCGCGGCGGCGGGCGATGGTTTTCAGGCGGTCGAATTTCTTTTTCCCTATGATTTCCCCGCGGCTGAAATCAAGGCGCGGCTCGACGCGCATGGCCTGACCCAGGCGCTGTTCAATGCGCCGCCAGGCGACTGGGCGGCGGGCGAGCGCGGCATCGCCTCGCTGCCAGGACGTGACGACGAGTTCAAACGTAGCGTGGAGACCGCGCTGGCTTATACCCAGGTGCTGGGCAACCGCACGCTTCATGTGATGGCCGGCCTCGCCGTGCCGGAACTGCCGCATGAGTTGCAACGCCAGGTGTATCTCAGCCGTCTTGCGTATGCGGCCAAGGCGGCTCAGGGCGAAGGCGTGACCATCGTCATCGAGCCCATCAACACGCGCGATATTCCCGGTTTCTTTCTTAATCGTCAGGATGACGCGCAAGCGATTTGCGCCGAAGTGGGCGCGCCCAACCTGAAAGTGCAATTCGACTGCTATCACTGCCAGATTGTCGAAGGCGATCTGGCAGTCAAGCTCAAGCGCGACATGCCAGGCATCGGTCATATCCAGATCGCGGGGGTTCCCGAGCGCCATGAGCCCGATACCGGCGAGCTGAATTACCCGTACCTGTTCGATCTCATCGACACGCTGGGCTATGACGGCTGGATTGGCTGCGAATACCGTCCCCGGGCGCAGACCTCGGCGGGCCTTGGCTGGCTCAAACCCTGGCTGGCCGCGCCGGCACGTTAA
- a CDS encoding MFS transporter has protein sequence MSARSPRSTSPRRPSPPQLDDHALYRKVTLRIVPFLFVAYIVAFLDRINIGFAQLQMKGDLGFSDAVYGLGAGVFFLGYVLFEVPSNLLLQRIGARRTFIRIMVGWGLISASIAFVKTPSMLYLLRFLLGVFEAGFFPGIILYLTYWFPASRRATVTSWLFVAVAVAGVLGGIVSGTIMEYAAGLFGLAGWQWMFIIEGLPAALLGAAAWWLLQDHPSSARWLSDAEKARLQQVLADDQAARRHAVSGSFAEALRNPRVYLLAVVYFTLNCGTMALSFWLPAMIKSAGVTGVFQVGLYSAIPYGLGALGIVLISRHSDRHQERRGHYAACTVGAGLVFFALGSVTASLPVTMVLLSLAVMLTFGSLPVFWSIPQDYLSGTGAAVGIALISSLGQLGSFFSPTLIGLIKTATGRMDNGLYLLALLLVAGGMLLYFALDERRTGTKQAKLGRLNAR, from the coding sequence ATGTCAGCCCGATCGCCTCGCTCCACCTCCCCACGCCGCCCCTCACCGCCCCAACTGGACGATCACGCGCTTTACCGCAAGGTGACGCTCCGGATCGTGCCGTTTCTCTTCGTCGCGTACATCGTCGCGTTTCTCGACCGCATCAACATTGGTTTTGCGCAATTGCAGATGAAGGGTGACCTTGGCTTTAGCGATGCGGTCTATGGCTTGGGGGCGGGTGTGTTTTTTCTGGGCTACGTTCTTTTCGAGGTGCCGAGCAATTTACTGCTGCAACGAATCGGCGCGCGCCGCACCTTCATTCGCATCATGGTGGGCTGGGGGCTGATTTCGGCATCGATCGCCTTTGTTAAAACGCCGTCGATGCTTTATCTGCTGCGTTTTTTGCTGGGCGTTTTCGAAGCCGGATTCTTCCCCGGCATCATTTTGTATCTGACCTACTGGTTTCCTGCATCGCGGCGGGCGACGGTCACCTCCTGGCTTTTTGTCGCGGTGGCCGTGGCTGGCGTGCTCGGCGGGATCGTGTCCGGCACGATCATGGAATACGCCGCAGGCCTGTTTGGGCTGGCGGGATGGCAATGGATGTTCATCATCGAAGGTTTGCCTGCTGCCTTGTTAGGGGCGGCGGCGTGGTGGCTGCTGCAAGACCATCCGTCCAGTGCCCGCTGGCTGTCCGACGCGGAAAAAGCCCGTCTGCAGCAAGTGCTGGCAGACGACCAGGCGGCGCGCCGCCATGCCGTCTCGGGTTCATTTGCTGAGGCTTTGCGCAATCCCCGGGTCTATCTGCTGGCAGTGGTGTACTTCACGCTGAATTGCGGCACGATGGCGCTCAGCTTCTGGTTGCCCGCGATGATTAAAAGTGCCGGCGTGACGGGCGTGTTTCAGGTGGGGCTGTATAGCGCGATTCCGTATGGTCTCGGCGCGTTGGGCATCGTGCTGATCTCGCGTCACTCGGATCGCCATCAGGAGCGGCGCGGTCACTATGCCGCGTGCACGGTGGGAGCAGGTCTGGTGTTTTTCGCCCTTGGGTCTGTGACGGCTAGCCTGCCTGTGACGATGGTGCTGCTGAGTCTCGCCGTGATGCTGACATTTGGCTCCTTGCCGGTGTTCTGGTCGATTCCGCAAGATTATTTGTCGGGCACGGGCGCTGCGGTGGGCATTGCGCTGATTAGCAGTCTGGGACAGCTCGGCAGTTTTTTTAGTCCGACGCTGATCGGTTTGATCAAAACGGCAACGGGGCGCATGGATAACGGCTTGTATCTGCTGGCGTTGCTGCTGGTGGCAGGCGGGATGTTGCTGTATTTCGCGCTGGACGAACGGCGGACCGGAACGAAGCAAGCGAAACTGGGGAGATTGAATGCCCGCTAG
- the denD gene encoding D-erythronate dehydrogenase, with translation MKVLITGGAGFLGQRLARELLNRGQLKGPNGQPESISELVLLDVVAATGFEHEARVRVEVGDIAERATLERVIDTQTHTIFHLAAVVSGQAEADFELGMRINLDASRLLLETCRTLGHQPRVVFTSSVAVYGGTLPAVVQDDTALNPQSSYGMQKAVAELLLNDYARRGFVDGRVLRLPTISVRPGKPNAAASSFASGIIREPLNGVTAVCPVAGSTRLWLLSPRKAIACLIAGCEIDAAALGIQRVVNLPGLSVSVDEMIAALREVAGEAVAARIEWQADARVEKIVGSWPGQWDTSRAQQLGLVGDRSFAEVIRSYIEDERISVS, from the coding sequence ATGAAAGTACTGATTACTGGCGGCGCAGGTTTCCTGGGCCAGCGCCTGGCGCGCGAACTGCTGAACCGTGGACAGCTCAAGGGCCCCAACGGCCAGCCCGAATCCATTAGCGAACTGGTGCTGCTCGATGTCGTGGCCGCGACCGGTTTTGAGCACGAGGCGCGGGTACGTGTCGAAGTGGGCGATATCGCGGAGCGCGCGACACTCGAACGCGTGATCGACACCCAGACCCATACCATTTTCCATCTCGCTGCGGTGGTCAGCGGCCAGGCGGAAGCCGATTTTGAACTTGGCATGCGCATTAATCTGGATGCCTCACGTTTGCTGCTTGAAACCTGCCGCACGCTGGGGCATCAGCCGCGTGTGGTGTTCACGAGCTCCGTCGCGGTGTACGGCGGAACGCTGCCAGCCGTGGTGCAAGACGATACGGCGCTGAACCCGCAATCGTCTTATGGCATGCAAAAGGCCGTCGCCGAATTGTTGCTGAACGATTACGCGCGGCGCGGCTTCGTCGATGGCCGGGTGCTGCGGCTGCCAACCATCAGCGTGCGTCCCGGTAAGCCCAATGCCGCGGCCTCGTCGTTTGCCAGCGGCATTATCCGCGAGCCGCTTAATGGAGTGACTGCGGTGTGCCCTGTGGCGGGCAGCACGCGTTTGTGGTTGCTGTCGCCGCGCAAGGCGATCGCATGCCTGATCGCGGGCTGCGAAATCGACGCCGCCGCGCTGGGAATTCAACGGGTTGTGAACTTGCCGGGCTTGTCGGTCAGTGTCGATGAAATGATCGCGGCGCTGCGCGAGGTGGCGGGTGAGGCCGTGGCTGCGCGCATCGAATGGCAAGCGGATGCCCGCGTCGAAAAAATCGTGGGTAGCTGGCCGGGGCAGTGGGATACCTCGCGCGCGCAGCAACTCGGCCTCGTGGGCGACCGTTCGTTCGCGGAGGTGATTCGCAGTTATATCGAAGACGAGCGGATCAGCGTGAGCTAA
- a CDS encoding VOC family protein — protein MSVPLSLAGVVQGLHHFAWRCRDAEQTRHFYEDILGLPLVHLIRNDYVPSTGEYCPYVHIFFEMADGAYIAFFDLGDDVMAEPSPNTPAWVNHIALRVDSPEQLREMKAHLQANGVEVLGVTDHHIIESIYFFDPNGFRLELTTPTVSTQVMQEHASEAHALLNAWTEEKHAIQTSAT, from the coding sequence ATGTCCGTTCCCCTGTCCCTCGCTGGCGTAGTTCAAGGCCTGCATCATTTCGCGTGGCGTTGCCGCGATGCCGAGCAAACCCGGCATTTCTACGAAGACATTCTGGGTTTGCCGCTGGTGCACCTGATTCGCAATGATTACGTGCCCAGTACGGGCGAGTATTGCCCCTATGTCCACATCTTCTTTGAAATGGCGGATGGTGCGTATATCGCCTTCTTTGATCTGGGCGATGACGTCATGGCTGAGCCCTCGCCCAATACCCCCGCCTGGGTGAATCACATTGCGTTGCGCGTCGATTCTCCCGAGCAGTTGCGCGAGATGAAAGCGCATTTGCAGGCCAACGGGGTCGAGGTGCTGGGTGTCACCGATCACCACATCATCGAATCCATCTATTTCTTCGATCCCAATGGTTTCCGGCTTGAGCTGACGACACCCACCGTCAGTACCCAGGTGATGCAGGAGCACGCCAGCGAGGCACATGCCTTGCTCAATGCGTGGACCGAAGAAAAACATGCCATCCAGACGAGCGCGACATGA
- a CDS encoding FAD-dependent monooxygenase: MIEAIGPFRYERFTSPLPALEGGHEQRECPHTVAIAGGGPVGLALALGLARQGVASVVLEADDTVCMGSRAACISRRSLQILERLGVLDVVLAKGLAWAAGRSFYQQDEVFCFRMPHDDTQKLPPMINLQQYYIEQFLVDEITRHYADKVEIRWGTKVTALTQKPDGVVLEVCQNGTSYTLEAAWLAACDGGQSFVRKALGLALSGTAYEGKYVIVDIEADLPDPVERRAWFDPPSNPGWTMLMHCQPDNLWRLDYQVPDDTDIDAALTPEAVTPYIERQLAMTGHAHRPWKLVWTSAYRAGAMSLEHYRHGRILFAGNAAHAMPIFGVRGLNSGFDDVDNLTWKLVAVIQGWGADALLDSYSSERVQAFHVNAASAKRSTEFMAPPSRGYALMREAALSLAGQHRQIAKLVNPRQTSAIQYVDSPLSYQGEPRDRIDPASAVPRLAPGQVMPDVPVSGIRDEAFLSDTLGAYFTLMVFGDAPDHGFVFDDVLAVPLQVVQVWLHPGEPHGRAIAGASRFIVDTGQVLSRDYGVCRGDAWLIRPDGHLCALWYAPTVSQVEAALAQACGYGPASRLKPVQPETPHAYA; the protein is encoded by the coding sequence ATGATCGAAGCCATTGGGCCGTTTCGCTACGAACGGTTTACTTCGCCGTTGCCCGCGCTTGAGGGCGGCCATGAACAGCGCGAGTGCCCGCATACCGTGGCGATTGCCGGCGGCGGCCCGGTTGGGCTGGCGTTAGCGCTTGGCCTGGCGCGCCAGGGCGTGGCGTCGGTGGTGCTTGAAGCCGACGATACGGTTTGCATGGGCAGCCGCGCGGCCTGCATTTCGCGCCGCAGCCTGCAAATCCTCGAGCGCCTGGGCGTGCTGGACGTGGTGCTGGCAAAAGGTCTGGCATGGGCCGCGGGGCGCAGTTTTTATCAGCAAGATGAAGTGTTCTGCTTCAGGATGCCTCACGACGACACGCAAAAACTGCCGCCGATGATCAACTTGCAGCAGTACTACATCGAGCAGTTTCTGGTCGATGAAATCACCCGGCACTACGCGGACAAGGTCGAGATCCGCTGGGGCACGAAGGTTACCGCGCTGACGCAAAAACCCGATGGCGTGGTGCTGGAGGTGTGCCAGAACGGCACCTCCTACACGCTGGAGGCCGCATGGCTGGCGGCCTGCGATGGGGGACAGAGTTTCGTGCGCAAAGCACTGGGGCTGGCGCTGAGCGGCACGGCTTACGAAGGCAAGTACGTGATTGTCGATATCGAAGCCGATCTGCCTGACCCGGTGGAGCGCCGCGCCTGGTTCGATCCGCCTTCGAACCCCGGCTGGACCATGCTGATGCATTGCCAGCCGGACAACCTGTGGCGCCTGGATTACCAGGTGCCTGACGATACCGATATCGACGCGGCCCTGACACCCGAAGCAGTCACCCCTTATATCGAACGCCAACTGGCGATGACAGGCCATGCGCACCGGCCCTGGAAGCTGGTCTGGACGAGTGCTTATCGAGCGGGTGCGATGTCGCTGGAGCACTACCGTCATGGCCGCATCCTGTTTGCGGGCAACGCGGCCCATGCGATGCCGATCTTCGGCGTACGCGGGCTCAATTCGGGCTTCGACGATGTGGACAATCTGACGTGGAAGCTCGTGGCGGTGATTCAGGGGTGGGGCGCTGACGCCTTGCTCGACAGTTATTCGAGTGAGCGGGTGCAGGCTTTTCACGTGAATGCGGCGAGCGCGAAGCGCAGCACCGAATTCATGGCGCCTCCCTCACGGGGTTATGCGCTGATGCGTGAAGCGGCGCTGTCGCTGGCGGGGCAGCATCGGCAGATTGCCAAACTCGTCAATCCACGGCAAACCAGCGCGATCCAGTATGTCGATTCGCCGCTGTCCTATCAGGGTGAGCCACGTGACCGGATCGATCCGGCCTCGGCGGTGCCGCGTTTGGCACCCGGCCAGGTCATGCCGGATGTGCCGGTGTCGGGCATCCGCGATGAGGCATTTTTATCGGATACACTGGGCGCTTATTTTACGTTAATGGTTTTTGGCGATGCGCCAGACCACGGCTTCGTGTTCGATGATGTGCTCGCCGTGCCGTTGCAGGTGGTGCAGGTCTGGCTACACCCAGGTGAGCCGCATGGCAGGGCGATTGCCGGTGCGAGCCGCTTCATTGTCGATACGGGGCAGGTGTTGTCGAGGGATTATGGTGTCTGTCGCGGCGATGCCTGGCTGATTCGCCCTGATGGCCATCTGTGCGCGCTGTGGTATGCCCCCACTGTTTCGCAGGTAGAGGCCGCGTTGGCCCAGGCCTGCGGCTATGGGCCAGCATCCCGGCTCAAACCTGTTCAACCGGAGACCCCCCATGCCTACGCTTAA
- a CDS encoding helix-turn-helix transcriptional regulator codes for MPIPSSVSLSAPAPTVSLALFTDSLRAAGTEMFCATLLSALNPVVALAHCTLVRVTGRHATIAATASLEAQSDVLRLTEAYVAGYFLQDPLVREHTALPYSSCGSVMVCSSPIDALANTDYLERFFTRPAIADKLSVIVPGPDAILFLNLYKSTQMGCFLAHEKTTITALGGFLGALIETHCRLMAQPAASYAEPELLRRWRTLLSEREKAVTWRLGCGATAKAVAAMLALAPSSVITYKKRSFAKLGIARQSELVALVALLGAAEPGQAELTACLAAASSQGKH; via the coding sequence ATGCCGATTCCATCGTCAGTTTCACTTTCGGCTCCCGCGCCTACGGTTAGCCTGGCGTTGTTTACCGATAGCTTGCGCGCCGCGGGCACCGAGATGTTTTGCGCCACGCTGCTCTCGGCCCTGAACCCGGTGGTTGCGCTAGCCCATTGCACGCTGGTGCGCGTGACGGGCCGGCATGCGACGATTGCAGCCACTGCGAGCCTCGAGGCCCAGTCGGATGTGCTGCGGCTGACCGAAGCCTACGTCGCGGGTTATTTTCTGCAAGATCCGCTCGTCCGCGAACACACCGCTTTGCCTTACTCGTCATGCGGCAGCGTGATGGTGTGTTCTTCGCCCATTGACGCACTCGCTAACACCGACTACCTCGAGCGTTTTTTCACCCGGCCCGCGATTGCCGACAAGCTGTCCGTTATCGTGCCAGGGCCGGATGCGATTTTGTTCCTGAATCTGTATAAGTCAACGCAGATGGGGTGCTTCCTGGCCCATGAAAAAACCACGATTACCGCACTCGGCGGTTTTCTCGGCGCCTTGATCGAGACGCATTGCCGTCTCATGGCGCAGCCGGCGGCTAGCTATGCCGAGCCGGAACTGCTGCGGCGCTGGCGCACGCTTTTATCGGAGCGCGAAAAAGCCGTCACCTGGCGCCTGGGCTGCGGCGCGACCGCCAAAGCCGTTGCGGCCATGCTGGCGCTCGCGCCGTCTAGCGTCATCACCTATAAAAAACGCAGCTTCGCCAAGCTGGGCATTGCCCGGCAAAGCGAACTGGTGGCGCTGGTGGCCCTGCTCGGAGCGGCAGAGCCCGGGCAGGCGGAGCTCACCGCGTGTCTTGCCGCGGCTTCATCTCAGGGTAAGCACTGA
- a CDS encoding MFS transporter, protein MSSNPTAARRSMADASGKPGSAEVERTYRKVFWRIVPFLMLCYVVAYLDRVNVGFAKLQMSQDLAFSETVFGLGAGVFFIGYFLFELPSNILMHKIGARIWIARIMITWGILSALFVFVKTPAQFYTLRFLLGVAEAGFYPGVILYLTYWFPSHRRAKIIAVFMSAIPVSGIFGNPLSGWIMQVFHGDHGFAGWQWMFVIEAVPAIAIGIATILYLDNNIASAKWLNAHEKKLLTDAIDAQQLEKSKTHSVAAVFRDPRTWWMSLIYFAFVTGQYGLTFWMPTLVKSTGVSGAFEIGLLSAIPFLCAIVVMNLMGHSSDKRRERRWHLILPSLCGAIGFSAAASFADNTVVSIVFLSLAAAGVLTCAPLFWSLPTAFMSGASAAAGIAIINSIGNLAGFASPYMIGYLKDLTHSTASGMYVLSAMLVMGAIAVWLTPAKLVNR, encoded by the coding sequence ATGAGTTCCAACCCGACGGCCGCGCGCCGTTCCATGGCTGACGCCTCTGGCAAGCCGGGCAGCGCCGAAGTGGAGCGTACCTACCGCAAGGTCTTCTGGCGCATCGTGCCGTTCCTGATGCTGTGCTACGTGGTCGCTTATCTTGATCGCGTAAATGTGGGTTTCGCCAAACTGCAGATGTCGCAAGACCTCGCGTTTAGCGAGACCGTTTTTGGCCTTGGCGCCGGGGTATTTTTTATCGGCTATTTTCTGTTCGAATTGCCTAGCAATATCCTGATGCACAAGATCGGCGCACGGATCTGGATTGCCCGCATCATGATTACGTGGGGCATTCTGTCGGCGCTGTTTGTCTTCGTCAAAACCCCCGCGCAGTTTTATACGCTGCGTTTTTTGCTGGGCGTAGCCGAGGCGGGGTTTTATCCGGGCGTGATCCTGTATCTGACGTACTGGTTTCCCTCGCACCGGCGCGCGAAGATCATCGCGGTGTTTATGTCGGCGATTCCGGTGTCCGGCATCTTTGGCAATCCGCTTTCGGGCTGGATCATGCAGGTCTTCCACGGGGACCACGGTTTCGCGGGCTGGCAGTGGATGTTCGTGATCGAAGCCGTACCGGCGATTGCGATCGGGATTGCCACGATCCTTTATCTCGACAACAACATCGCCAGCGCGAAGTGGCTCAACGCCCATGAGAAAAAGCTGCTGACCGATGCGATCGATGCGCAGCAGCTGGAAAAAAGCAAGACGCATTCCGTGGCCGCGGTGTTCCGCGATCCACGCACCTGGTGGATGTCGCTGATTTACTTTGCTTTTGTCACGGGGCAGTACGGGCTGACGTTCTGGATGCCGACGCTGGTGAAATCGACCGGTGTCAGCGGGGCCTTTGAAATTGGTCTGCTGAGCGCGATTCCGTTCCTGTGCGCGATTGTCGTGATGAACTTGATGGGCCACAGCTCGGACAAGCGTCGTGAGCGCCGCTGGCACCTGATCCTGCCTTCGTTGTGTGGCGCCATCGGTTTTTCTGCCGCGGCTTCGTTCGCGGATAACACGGTGGTCTCGATTGTGTTTCTGTCGCTGGCGGCGGCTGGCGTGCTGACCTGCGCACCGCTGTTCTGGTCGTTGCCGACCGCGTTCATGTCAGGGGCGAGCGCCGCCGCCGGGATTGCGATCATCAATTCGATCGGCAACCTGGCGGGCTTTGCCAGCCCGTACATGATCGGCTATCTGAAAGACCTCACGCACAGCACCGCATCGGGCATGTACGTGCTGTCGGCGATGCTGGTGATGGGCGCGATCGCCGTCTGGCTGACCCCTGCAAAGCTGGTGAACCGTTAA
- a CDS encoding aldolase has protein sequence MTSMTFKRDEARLREEICLTGASLYQRGYTVGSAGNISARLADGWLITPTDACLGRLDPAGIAKVDLDGQPVSGGKASKTLALHRAIYARNATAQGIVHTHSTHLVALTLAGVWSEADVVPPLTPYYVMKVGHVPLIRYRRPGDPDVAQQIAALADTVRAVLLERLGPVVWERSVAHASYALEELEETARLWLMSDPRPTPLDTAALDELRTVFGARW, from the coding sequence ATGACCTCCATGACTTTCAAGCGCGACGAAGCCAGACTGCGCGAAGAGATTTGCCTCACCGGTGCCAGCCTGTACCAGCGCGGTTACACGGTGGGCAGTGCAGGCAACATCAGCGCCCGGCTGGCCGATGGCTGGCTGATTACACCCACCGATGCCTGTCTCGGTCGGCTGGACCCCGCCGGGATTGCCAAGGTCGATCTGGACGGCCAGCCGGTGTCGGGCGGCAAAGCCTCGAAAACCCTCGCGCTGCATCGCGCTATCTACGCTCGCAATGCCACGGCGCAAGGCATCGTGCATACGCATTCGACTCATCTCGTGGCGCTGACGCTCGCGGGTGTCTGGAGCGAAGCCGATGTCGTGCCGCCGCTCACGCCGTACTACGTAATGAAAGTCGGCCACGTGCCGCTGATCCGCTATCGGCGGCCGGGCGATCCGGATGTCGCGCAACAGATCGCAGCCCTCGCGGACACGGTGCGCGCCGTGCTACTGGAGCGGCTCGGGCCGGTGGTGTGGGAGCGTTCGGTGGCGCACGCGTCTTACGCGCTCGAAGAACTCGAAGAAACCGCGCGCCTGTGGCTCATGTCGGACCCCCGCCCCACGCCGCTCGATACCGCCGCGCTCGATGAGCTGCGCACGGTGTTCGGCGCGCGCTGGTAG